A section of the Roseivirga sp. BDSF3-8 genome encodes:
- a CDS encoding DUF3536 domain-containing protein, whose product MKNKFVCIHGHFYQPPRENPWLNEVEEQYSAYPYHDWNERINAECYARNSASRILNQEGHITDIVNNYAYISYNFGPTLLDWLEKKSPDIYRSILEADEISRKQFNGHGSAMAQTYNHLIMPLANEQDKHTQVIWGIYDFESRFGRKPRGMWCSETAIDVPTLEVLTEHGIEFTILSPYQAKAVRKLKKDKAKPERPDDKPSSETVKAREWEEVSGGRVDPRRPYICKLPSGRSITLFFYDGPISQGIAFEGLLNNGQLFAERLVGHFDNDDSPQLMHIATDGESYGHHHRYGEMALSYCLHTVNNNEDVSLTVYSQFMDLVPAEYEVQVEEPSAWSCPFGVERWNSDCGVNTGGNPGWHQKWRAPLRMAFDWIRDTVAPVYEKQVSELAGTDPWTLRNDYISIIRDRSEENVHAFIRKHQGHELSDEERVRLLKLLEMQYHCMLMYTSCGWFFDEVTGIETLQDIAYGARAVQLLEELTGHTYEDTYVGMLAKAPSNLPEYGNAAKAYDEIVRPSKLDLKRVAAHYAMASLFAEGPNEVDLYSYEARSRNFRLFKLGKYRLCIGRVQLRSTITTESSELSYAMLHLGDHQLLGGVRRFEGDEAYDAMFEDISQCFERVNIYEISNLMDKHFGSHSYSIWHLFRDEQRRVMNNLAALTTEDVQSNFRKIYNNHYPMMVAMRELRIELPEHLRVPLQVYFNQQLTSLLHEKRPDMNELDQIMKEAERFKLNIDLVKLAFLMTKRVDEVAVQLESDPMQQAHIQKLVHLLKLTHRVGLDLELWKIQNICYMIYRRYYSHCLNARISGNEPGLASWCDAFDELFDLVGMSNIVDELPVQESEASTNL is encoded by the coding sequence ATGAAGAATAAATTCGTCTGTATACACGGACATTTCTACCAACCCCCACGGGAGAATCCCTGGCTGAATGAGGTGGAAGAACAATACTCTGCCTATCCTTACCATGACTGGAATGAGCGCATAAATGCAGAATGCTACGCACGCAACAGCGCCTCAAGGATACTGAACCAGGAAGGGCACATTACAGACATAGTAAACAACTACGCTTATATCAGCTATAACTTTGGCCCGACCCTGCTGGACTGGCTGGAGAAGAAATCTCCGGACATCTACCGCTCTATTCTTGAAGCAGATGAGATAAGCCGCAAGCAATTTAACGGTCATGGTAGTGCCATGGCACAGACCTATAATCACCTGATCATGCCCCTTGCAAATGAGCAGGATAAACACACCCAGGTGATATGGGGCATATATGATTTTGAGTCGCGCTTTGGCCGCAAGCCGCGCGGTATGTGGTGCTCTGAAACCGCCATAGACGTTCCTACACTGGAGGTGTTGACAGAGCATGGCATTGAGTTTACTATACTGTCTCCTTATCAGGCTAAGGCAGTGCGTAAACTAAAAAAGGACAAGGCCAAACCGGAGCGCCCAGATGATAAACCTTCTTCAGAAACAGTAAAGGCACGAGAGTGGGAAGAGGTATCGGGTGGCCGGGTAGATCCGCGCCGACCTTATATTTGTAAGCTCCCCAGTGGTAGATCCATCACACTCTTTTTTTACGATGGCCCAATAAGCCAGGGCATTGCCTTTGAAGGCCTGCTGAATAATGGTCAGCTATTTGCCGAAAGGCTGGTGGGACACTTTGACAACGACGATAGCCCCCAGCTTATGCATATCGCCACGGATGGCGAAAGCTACGGCCACCACCATCGCTATGGCGAGATGGCGCTGTCCTACTGCCTGCATACGGTTAACAATAATGAAGACGTATCCCTGACAGTATACAGTCAGTTTATGGATTTGGTACCGGCAGAATATGAGGTACAGGTGGAGGAGCCCAGTGCCTGGAGCTGTCCCTTTGGCGTAGAACGATGGAACAGCGACTGCGGCGTGAATACAGGAGGCAATCCCGGCTGGCATCAAAAGTGGCGCGCACCACTGAGAATGGCATTTGACTGGATCAGAGACACCGTGGCACCGGTATACGAGAAACAGGTCAGCGAACTGGCCGGCACGGACCCCTGGACGCTGCGTAACGATTATATATCCATCATCCGTGACCGCAGTGAAGAAAATGTGCATGCCTTTATCAGGAAACACCAAGGGCATGAGCTGTCCGATGAGGAAAGAGTCCGCCTGCTTAAGCTACTGGAAATGCAGTACCATTGCATGCTTATGTATACCAGTTGCGGGTGGTTCTTCGATGAAGTAACGGGTATTGAAACCCTACAGGACATTGCCTATGGAGCCCGGGCTGTACAATTGCTGGAAGAACTTACAGGACATACATACGAAGACACTTATGTGGGTATGCTGGCCAAAGCCCCTAGTAACCTGCCGGAATATGGTAATGCAGCGAAAGCATATGATGAGATCGTCCGCCCCAGTAAACTTGACCTGAAGCGTGTGGCGGCACACTATGCTATGGCCAGCCTCTTTGCCGAAGGGCCTAATGAAGTAGACTTGTACAGCTACGAAGCCCGGTCCAGGAACTTTCGCCTGTTTAAGCTCGGCAAGTACCGTTTGTGCATAGGTCGGGTACAGCTTCGTTCTACCATAACCACCGAAAGTAGCGAGCTAAGCTATGCTATGTTGCACCTCGGTGACCACCAGCTATTGGGGGGCGTACGCCGCTTTGAGGGAGACGAAGCCTACGACGCCATGTTTGAAGACATCAGCCAATGCTTTGAACGGGTGAACATCTACGAGATATCCAACCTGATGGATAAGCACTTCGGCTCACATAGCTATAGCATTTGGCACCTCTTCCGCGATGAGCAACGACGGGTGATGAACAACCTGGCAGCCCTTACCACTGAGGATGTGCAAAGTAACTTCCGCAAGATCTATAACAATCACTATCCGATGATGGTAGCCATGCGCGAGTTACGTATAGAACTTCCTGAACACCTTCGGGTACCTCTGCAGGTATACTTTAACCAGCAGTTGACCAGCCTGCTACATGAGAAGCGTCCGGACATGAATGAACTGGATCAGATTATGAAAGAGGCTGAGCGCTTTAAGCTGAACATAGACCTGGTTAAGCTAGCCTTTCTCATGACTAAGCGGGTGGATGAAGTGGCTGTACAACTGGAGTCTGACCCCATGCAGCAGGCACATATTCAGAAACTTGTCCACCTGCTTAAGCTGACTCACCGGGTAGGGCTGGATCTCGAACTGTGGAAGATACAGAACATTTGTTATATGATATACCGCCGGTACTACAGCCATTGTTTGAATGCCAGGATTTCCGGAAATGAGCCCGGGCTGGCAAGCTGGTGCGACGCTTTTGACGAACTTTTTGACCTGGTGGGGATGAGCAATATTGTGGACGAACTGCCAGTGCAGGAGTCAGAAGCTTCCACAAACCTGTAA
- the treZ gene encoding malto-oligosyltrehalose trehalohydrolase, producing MNHSKIIPGAVNNGKKETTFTVWAPDAKAMQLVLESSSTEQAMEKRERGYWQLKTEAPAGTLYRFRQEGKGPLPDPASLYQPDGVHGPSEVIDRNAFEWTDGQWHGMALEQMVIYELHVGTFTDEGTFRAMTGKLDYLKRLGVNTIEIMPVAQFPGNRNWGYDGVFPYATQNSYGGPGSLKMLIDACHAQGMAVVLDVVYNHLGPEGNYLHAYGPYFTDKYQTPWGMAVNYDDAWCDQVRHYFLKNALMWLDEFHIDGLRLDAVHAIKDLSPKHFLKELAEEVRTLETKTGCRKVLIAECDLNDRRFITEGEHALGLDSQWIDEFHHAVRAYVTGEKRGYYSEFGTLNQVAKAFNDTYVYDGIWSPGRKKTFGTSAKNIDYQKFITFIQNHDQVGNRMLGDRLSTTVSYEMQKVMAATLLLSPYVPMLFMGEEYGEKNPFQYFTSHGDEQLIKAVREGRKREFADFQDEGEAPDPHSEETYNRSKLSWRHDQATAAKALWEYYRFLIQLRQTHAALMNRMRGHLEAKADNEKDILFVRRFSSEEGKFAIIVCHFGKTDKETSWPEAYGQCRKVLDSAAAQWQGPGEMAPANIAPGDTLSLPAESVCLYESI from the coding sequence ATGAACCATTCTAAAATTATTCCAGGCGCTGTTAATAACGGAAAGAAAGAAACCACTTTTACAGTATGGGCACCTGATGCCAAGGCCATGCAACTGGTCCTGGAGAGCAGTAGCACAGAACAGGCTATGGAAAAAAGGGAACGTGGCTACTGGCAGTTGAAAACTGAAGCCCCTGCCGGCACGCTGTACCGGTTTCGTCAGGAAGGAAAAGGACCCTTACCTGACCCGGCTTCCCTGTATCAGCCCGATGGAGTACACGGCCCCAGTGAGGTGATAGACAGGAACGCTTTTGAGTGGACAGACGGGCAGTGGCATGGTATGGCTCTGGAGCAAATGGTGATCTATGAGCTACACGTGGGTACCTTTACTGATGAGGGCACCTTCAGGGCTATGACCGGAAAGCTGGACTACCTGAAGCGCCTCGGGGTGAATACTATCGAAATCATGCCGGTGGCGCAATTTCCGGGCAACCGCAACTGGGGCTATGATGGGGTATTCCCCTATGCCACTCAGAATAGCTATGGCGGCCCGGGCAGTCTTAAGATGCTGATAGATGCCTGCCATGCACAAGGTATGGCTGTCGTGCTGGATGTGGTGTATAACCACCTGGGGCCGGAAGGAAATTACCTGCATGCTTACGGACCATATTTTACTGATAAGTACCAAACGCCATGGGGCATGGCCGTAAATTATGATGATGCATGGTGTGACCAGGTGCGGCACTACTTTCTGAAAAATGCACTGATGTGGCTGGATGAATTCCATATAGATGGTCTGCGGCTGGATGCGGTACATGCTATTAAAGACCTAAGCCCCAAGCATTTTCTCAAAGAACTTGCTGAAGAGGTACGTACACTTGAAACCAAAACTGGCTGTCGTAAAGTACTGATCGCTGAATGTGACCTGAACGACCGCAGGTTTATTACCGAAGGGGAGCATGCTCTTGGCCTGGATTCACAATGGATAGATGAATTTCACCATGCCGTGCGGGCCTACGTCACCGGGGAAAAGAGGGGCTACTACAGCGAGTTCGGTACGCTAAACCAGGTAGCTAAAGCATTTAATGACACGTATGTCTATGACGGCATCTGGTCACCCGGCCGAAAAAAGACTTTCGGCACAAGTGCTAAAAACATTGACTATCAGAAGTTTATAACCTTCATCCAAAACCATGACCAGGTAGGCAACCGCATGCTGGGCGACAGGCTCAGCACAACCGTAAGCTATGAGATGCAAAAGGTAATGGCAGCCACCCTGTTGCTATCTCCCTATGTTCCCATGTTATTTATGGGTGAGGAATATGGGGAGAAAAACCCTTTCCAGTACTTCACAAGTCATGGGGATGAGCAACTGATAAAGGCGGTAAGAGAAGGACGAAAACGGGAGTTTGCCGACTTTCAGGACGAAGGGGAGGCCCCGGACCCTCATTCTGAGGAGACCTATAACCGCAGCAAGCTATCCTGGCGCCATGACCAGGCAACGGCGGCCAAAGCCCTTTGGGAGTATTACCGTTTTCTGATACAACTACGGCAAACGCATGCGGCCCTGATGAACCGCATGCGTGGACACCTGGAGGCGAAAGCTGACAATGAGAAAGACATTCTTTTTGTCAGAAGATTTTCATCAGAAGAAGGAAAATTTGCGATAATTGTATGCCACTTTGGCAAGACAGACAAAGAAACCTCATGGCCTGAGGCCTACGGCCAGTGCAGAAAGGTACTGGATTCGGCCGCAGCACAATGGCAGGGGCCTGGTGAAATGGCACCAGCCAATATAGCGCCCGGAGATACGCTCTCCCTGCCGGCTGAGTCGGTCTGTCTGTATGAAAGCATCTGA
- a CDS encoding alpha-1,4-glucan--maltose-1-phosphate maltosyltransferase, whose translation MQELQGTRRVIIENVHPDIHNGLFPAKRVSGEKFTVSADIFSDGHDLVAGAMKVRAKGKRNWTSYRMEHLENDRWQASFIPEDTGFYEYTVQAWVDHFTTWQNGFRKKYQAGQDMKVELLIGAELLEGAINRANKDQLKKLKQFSDKLKDTGNPNAIDTALSDEARYLMDDIPAEHVSEYGSILTLEVERKKALFSTWYEFFPRSAAAEPGKHGTFKDCERLLPRVAEMGFDVLYFPPIHPIGNKHRKGRNNSLDPGPNDPGSPWAIGNEKGGHKSIHPELGNMADFKRLVKKAKDLDIEIALDIAYQCAPDHPWVKEHPQWFKWRPDGTVQYAENPPKKYQDILPINFETEDWINLWKELKSVIDFWIDQGVTIFRVDNPHTKAFPFWQWVIAAIRREHPGIIFLAEAFTRPRVMERLAKAGFNQSYTYFTWRNNPAELQEYMEELTESELRDYFRPNFWPNTPDILPPEITYGGEASQIARVVLAATLSSNYGLYGPVYEFGLREPHPDREEYIDSEKYEIRHWDWDQYTRIGDVITRINAFRKEEGALQQTANIHFAPTHNPSIICYGKYDEATNSRVIVAVNMDYHHTQGGMVKIPLKELNLSADYPYEVFDILSGATYDWQGEWNFVDLNPHSMPAHVFRVRQEGR comes from the coding sequence ATGCAAGAGTTGCAAGGCACCCGCCGGGTAATTATCGAAAACGTACATCCCGATATACATAATGGTTTATTCCCAGCTAAGCGCGTAAGTGGCGAAAAGTTTACCGTTTCTGCCGATATTTTCAGTGACGGCCATGATCTCGTGGCCGGTGCCATGAAGGTAAGAGCTAAAGGAAAACGGAACTGGACCTCCTACCGCATGGAGCATCTGGAAAATGACCGATGGCAGGCCAGTTTTATCCCTGAAGATACCGGCTTTTATGAGTATACCGTCCAGGCCTGGGTGGATCATTTTACCACCTGGCAAAATGGCTTCAGGAAAAAGTATCAGGCCGGCCAGGATATGAAAGTAGAGTTGCTCATCGGCGCCGAACTGCTTGAAGGCGCCATAAACAGAGCTAATAAAGACCAGCTAAAAAAGCTGAAGCAGTTCAGTGATAAGCTTAAAGATACTGGTAATCCTAATGCTATCGATACGGCACTTAGCGATGAGGCACGCTACCTTATGGATGATATCCCTGCGGAGCATGTATCAGAATACGGCAGTATCCTTACCCTGGAGGTAGAGCGGAAAAAGGCCCTCTTCAGTACCTGGTACGAGTTCTTCCCTCGGTCAGCAGCTGCTGAGCCGGGTAAGCACGGCACCTTTAAGGATTGTGAGCGCCTGCTGCCGCGCGTAGCAGAGATGGGCTTTGACGTGCTATATTTCCCTCCCATCCACCCTATTGGTAACAAGCACCGCAAGGGCCGCAATAACTCACTGGATCCTGGCCCTAACGATCCCGGATCCCCATGGGCTATCGGTAATGAAAAAGGGGGGCATAAAAGTATTCACCCCGAGCTGGGTAACATGGCCGACTTTAAGCGGCTGGTAAAAAAAGCAAAAGATCTTGATATTGAGATTGCCCTGGACATTGCCTATCAGTGTGCGCCGGACCACCCCTGGGTTAAGGAGCACCCCCAGTGGTTTAAATGGAGGCCTGACGGTACAGTCCAGTATGCGGAGAACCCGCCCAAAAAATACCAGGATATTTTACCTATTAACTTCGAAACAGAAGATTGGATCAATCTGTGGAAGGAGCTGAAAAGCGTAATTGATTTCTGGATAGACCAAGGCGTCACGATTTTCAGAGTAGATAATCCCCATACCAAGGCCTTCCCATTCTGGCAATGGGTTATAGCAGCCATACGCAGGGAGCACCCCGGGATCATCTTCCTGGCGGAAGCCTTTACACGCCCCCGGGTGATGGAACGCCTGGCCAAGGCCGGCTTTAATCAGTCCTACACTTACTTTACCTGGAGAAACAATCCGGCCGAGCTGCAAGAGTACATGGAAGAGCTTACCGAAAGTGAGCTAAGAGACTACTTCCGGCCTAACTTCTGGCCTAATACGCCTGATATTTTGCCTCCCGAAATTACCTATGGTGGCGAGGCCTCACAAATAGCCCGTGTGGTACTGGCTGCCACCCTATCTTCTAACTACGGGCTGTACGGGCCCGTATATGAGTTTGGTCTGCGTGAACCACACCCCGACCGTGAGGAGTATATTGACTCTGAAAAATACGAGATCAGGCACTGGGACTGGGACCAGTACACCCGCATCGGTGATGTTATTACGCGGATAAACGCCTTCAGAAAAGAAGAGGGTGCCCTGCAGCAAACGGCCAATATACACTTCGCCCCTACCCATAATCCCAGTATCATATGCTATGGCAAATATGACGAGGCGACTAACAGCCGGGTGATTGTAGCGGTGAACATGGACTACCATCACACCCAGGGAGGTATGGTGAAAATCCCGCTAAAAGAACTGAACCTTAGTGCAGACTATCCCTACGAAGTATTTGATATCCTGAGCGGTGCCACATATGACTGGCAGGGCGAATGGAATTTTGTCGATCTTAACCCCCACTCCATGCCAGCCCATGTTTTCCGGGTAAGGCAGGAAGGAAGGTAA
- the treS gene encoding maltose alpha-D-glucosyltransferase translates to MANKEINDQLLWYKDAIIYELHIKAFFDSNNDGIGDFKGLLNKLDYLEDLGVTAIWLLPFYPSPLRDDGYDIADYYSINPNYGKLQHLKKFLKEARKRNIRVITELVINHTSDQHPWFQRARKAPKGSVERDFYVWSDNPKQYKDVRIIFQDFEGSNWTWDSVAQQYYWHRFFHHQPDLNYDNPAVQEEVFKILDFWLDMGVDGFRLDAVPYLFEREGTNCENLPETHEFLKKLRKHVDSKHEGAMLLAEANMWPEESAKYFGDGDECHMNYHFPIMPRMFMALKMEDRYPIIDIIEQTPEIPDNCQWAIFLRNHDELTLEMVTDEERDYMYKMYTKDPKARINLGIRQRLAPLLDNNRRKIELMNYLLFSLPGTPVIYYGDEIGMGDNFYLGDRDGVRTPMQWSPDRNAGFSATNPQQLYLPVISDPEYSYEAINVETQLQNTSSILWWMKRVIAMRKRYKAFSRGSINFLPSENSKILAFTREYEDEIILVVANLSRYSQAAEIDLHPYSDSVPVELFSQNKFPVIRERPYLFTLGPHDHYWFHLKPRKAGSEVDAKEQEFAFKSWDFIGTEKGVQQIEQEVLPYYLPRTRWYGGKARVIQSINVLETIPMPFDGDKAWLYIFEVNYTEGLSEIYQLSLAFIGGHIEKELRDTFGRGVIGQAKVGDREGVIYDAAYSDAFRKSLFSLFAKKKKVKAKGGELSFQSEKGVTALDKEKKDDLFSRVLKVDQSNTSIIYEGDFFLKLYRKLDRTMNPDLEITRFLTNKGMKHVPHYAGAITHDKEGDKPMVLAMMLELVPNEGDAWRVFTDSVNSYFEKILSTDPDATPPSLKGTLIKPASFSATPDKLKDAFSSFTVERAALLGERTAEMHLALASEQNDPDFKPEDFSLHYQRSLFSSLQTLTRETYDTLKKQMSRLDDTTKAEAENIMGMKKDILNTFKMIYRDKFESLKIRTHGDYHLGQVLHTGKDFIIIDFEGEPARSYSERRIKRSPLRDVAGMIRSFHYAAYNGLRDRYREEDNESMDIWAENWYHYMSGYFMEAYLKKTKGSEFIPENEEHLDILLQTFLLEKAIYELKYELNNRPEWAITPIRGIKYIMRRYLHDS, encoded by the coding sequence ATGGCGAATAAGGAAATAAATGACCAGTTGCTCTGGTACAAAGATGCAATCATTTATGAATTGCACATAAAGGCATTTTTTGATAGTAATAACGACGGAATAGGTGATTTTAAAGGGCTGCTAAATAAGCTTGATTACCTGGAAGACCTGGGCGTGACGGCTATCTGGCTATTGCCATTCTATCCCAGTCCGCTTAGAGATGATGGATATGACATTGCCGATTACTACAGCATAAACCCTAACTATGGTAAGCTTCAGCACCTTAAGAAATTTCTGAAGGAAGCCAGGAAGCGAAACATCCGGGTGATCACTGAGCTGGTCATCAACCATACGTCCGATCAGCATCCCTGGTTCCAAAGAGCCCGAAAAGCCCCTAAGGGTTCCGTGGAAAGAGATTTTTACGTGTGGTCTGACAATCCCAAGCAGTACAAAGACGTCCGCATTATCTTCCAGGATTTTGAAGGTAGTAACTGGACATGGGACTCAGTCGCTCAGCAGTACTACTGGCACCGTTTCTTCCATCACCAGCCCGACCTCAACTACGATAACCCCGCCGTGCAGGAAGAGGTGTTTAAAATACTGGACTTCTGGCTGGATATGGGCGTTGACGGGTTCCGGCTGGATGCCGTCCCTTACCTCTTCGAGCGTGAAGGGACTAACTGCGAGAACCTCCCTGAAACGCATGAGTTCCTGAAAAAACTGCGCAAGCATGTAGATTCTAAGCACGAAGGAGCCATGCTGCTGGCGGAAGCTAACATGTGGCCTGAAGAGTCTGCCAAGTACTTCGGCGATGGCGATGAGTGCCACATGAATTATCACTTCCCTATCATGCCGCGCATGTTTATGGCCCTGAAGATGGAAGACCGTTATCCTATCATCGACATTATTGAGCAGACGCCGGAGATTCCCGATAACTGCCAGTGGGCTATATTCCTCAGAAACCACGATGAGCTCACACTGGAGATGGTAACTGACGAGGAGCGGGACTACATGTATAAGATGTACACCAAAGACCCCAAGGCACGTATTAACCTGGGTATTCGCCAGCGCCTGGCACCCTTGCTGGACAACAACCGGCGCAAGATCGAGCTGATGAACTACCTGCTCTTCAGCCTTCCCGGTACCCCCGTTATCTACTACGGAGATGAGATAGGCATGGGTGACAACTTTTACCTTGGTGACCGTGATGGCGTGCGTACACCCATGCAATGGAGTCCTGACCGTAATGCCGGTTTTTCTGCTACTAACCCCCAGCAGCTTTACCTGCCCGTTATTTCCGACCCTGAGTACTCCTATGAGGCCATAAATGTGGAAACCCAGTTGCAGAATACCAGCTCCATCCTTTGGTGGATGAAGCGCGTAATTGCCATGCGAAAACGCTATAAAGCCTTTAGCCGGGGGAGTATAAACTTCCTGCCTTCCGAAAACTCCAAAATACTCGCCTTTACCCGTGAGTATGAAGACGAGATTATACTGGTAGTGGCTAACCTGTCACGCTACAGCCAGGCGGCTGAAATTGACCTTCATCCCTACAGCGATTCTGTCCCTGTAGAGTTATTCAGTCAAAACAAATTCCCCGTCATCAGAGAAAGGCCCTACCTCTTCACCCTCGGGCCGCATGATCACTACTGGTTCCACCTCAAGCCGCGTAAGGCAGGCAGTGAGGTTGATGCCAAGGAGCAGGAATTTGCCTTTAAGTCATGGGACTTTATCGGTACTGAAAAAGGCGTGCAGCAGATCGAACAGGAGGTACTCCCCTATTACCTCCCCCGCACACGCTGGTACGGGGGCAAAGCCCGTGTCATTCAGTCCATCAACGTATTGGAGACCATCCCTATGCCATTTGATGGAGACAAGGCCTGGTTATACATTTTTGAGGTAAACTATACGGAAGGCCTTTCCGAAATTTACCAGCTTAGCCTGGCATTTATTGGCGGACATATTGAGAAAGAGCTGCGGGATACCTTTGGCCGCGGCGTAATAGGTCAGGCCAAAGTGGGCGACCGCGAGGGCGTCATATATGATGCCGCGTATTCAGATGCTTTCCGTAAGTCCCTCTTCAGCCTTTTCGCCAAAAAGAAAAAGGTAAAAGCCAAAGGCGGCGAGCTGTCTTTCCAGTCCGAAAAAGGCGTTACTGCTCTGGACAAAGAAAAGAAAGACGACCTATTCAGCCGTGTACTAAAAGTAGATCAGAGCAATACCAGCATAATTTACGAAGGAGACTTCTTCCTGAAGCTCTACCGTAAGCTTGACCGTACCATGAACCCCGACCTTGAGATCACACGCTTCCTGACTAACAAAGGTATGAAGCATGTGCCTCACTATGCCGGGGCTATTACCCACGACAAGGAAGGGGACAAGCCCATGGTACTGGCCATGATGCTGGAACTGGTACCTAATGAAGGTGATGCCTGGAGGGTATTCACCGATTCAGTAAACAGCTATTTTGAGAAGATTCTCTCTACTGATCCCGATGCCACACCTCCTTCCCTGAAAGGGACACTGATTAAGCCTGCCTCATTCAGTGCTACGCCTGATAAGCTCAAAGATGCCTTCTCCAGCTTTACTGTCGAGCGGGCTGCCCTCCTGGGTGAACGCACGGCAGAAATGCACCTGGCTCTGGCTTCCGAGCAAAACGATCCTGACTTTAAGCCCGAAGACTTCTCCCTGCACTATCAGCGGTCTCTATTCTCAAGTTTGCAGACGCTGACTAGAGAAACATACGACACCCTGAAAAAGCAGATGAGCCGTCTGGATGATACCACCAAGGCAGAGGCTGAGAATATCATGGGTATGAAGAAGGATATTCTTAATACGTTTAAGATGATATACCGGGACAAGTTTGAAAGTCTGAAGATCCGCACCCATGGCGACTACCACCTGGGTCAGGTACTGCATACCGGTAAGGACTTTATAATAATCGACTTCGAAGGCGAGCCGGCACGGAGCTACAGCGAGCGACGCATTAAGCGCAGCCCCCTGAGAGACGTGGCAGGCATGATCCGCTCATTCCACTATGCAGCTTATAACGGCCTGCGCGATCGCTATCGCGAGGAAGACAATGAGAGCATGGACATATGGGCCGAAAACTGGTACCACTACATGAGCGGGTACTTTATGGAAGCCTACCTGAAAAAGACCAAGGGAAGCGAGTTCATCCCTGAAAATGAGGAACACCTGGATATTTTGCTCCAGACATTCCTGCTGGAGAAAGCCATATACGAATTAAAATACGAGTTGAATAACCGCCCCGAATGGGCTATAACCCCCATACGCGGCATAAAATATATCATGAGGAGATATCTGCATGACAGCTAA